A window of Gossypium hirsutum isolate 1008001.06 chromosome D13, Gossypium_hirsutum_v2.1, whole genome shotgun sequence genomic DNA:
CTATTCCTATGACTCTTATTGGATGCTTCACAGGTTCCATTTTTCTAAAGGAATGACATCCTTTCTGCAACTAATAGTTGTAGCTCCAGTATCTAGTAAAGCATGTAAAGAATATGTAATCTTTCCTAgattgaaaattccaaaatgcaATAACATCACTTGTTCCGAGTTTCATTTGTTGGAGTATTATTGAAGTTTGTATTTCTTCTATTCCAGTGTTTCTAGAAGATAAAGAGTTTCTACTCGGTTCTATGGGAAAGATAGGAATATGAATTGTTTTCATTCCTATTGGTGTTGAAGATATAGAACTTCTACTTGGATTTTCCTCATCATCCTCTATTTGAGTATTTGAGGGTAAAACCAAattatcatttgtatttgttatagtcgtatttctaaaatataatttatcacaAAACGACACATATTCTATTGTACTAACTGGTTTAGAAGTacttaaactattaattttttctatCGTCCAATCTCTTTGAATTGATAGATCtattaaatgtaataattttggTTGTATTTCACTAGTGATTTTATTAGGTTCAAAgagttcaataattattatttatttctttgattTCAACTTCTATTGTATCagtatattcattaatagaagtccaactAATTGCTAGTTCTTCAGCTAAAtcgttaatttcataattttttgtttgaattctAAGGCATAAACATTATTCCATCTAATGATTTGTAACAGATATAAAGTAAATTTAgtttaactttaaatcctatCACTCCTGAATGCAAATTTGATTGAATTCCTCCAATAAGTGCTTTTTGGACTTATTGAATCAAATTTTAGATtgttatttctttaacaaaaccTCATTCAATATTgcttatatcaaatggttcatgatcaagtctaaattttatagaaggaaaattttcatttgaataaTTTGTAAATACATAGACTTGTAAAACGTATTCAAAAAAAGCTTTTTAAAATTGAACTTGCTGATTACAAATagctctatttatttttgtaaatatttctatAAGTAGGATATTCCTAGCCTTATTATGTAAAcataatctaaatattttatttataactgGATTATTTGTTCCCTTGTTAATAAAATACTGAAATATATCAAGAAGATTATTTCTCTCATTAATATCTAAAAATCTAATTTGTAGTTCTTCCCAATCTTGATacaaaatagattttaataataaatcacGAGCTTCTtgttctttagttgttttttcaactaaaaattgtgaaagcttagtaagaGCTCTTCGGAAGTTAGCTCTTTGCTCGGtaatatgggttttccatatttcattaataaaattatatggtTTCGACACTAATGATAAGTctggattataaaaatattttattttctaaatatgttgtggtttcaacaaattttctatTGCATAACTTTTCTACTTCTCTAATAATTTAAGCATAACTAGCTTAGTACGCTGAATTTGAATATTGCGACTAAAGTAGTTGACTTACCAGTTGTGGCTGATGCAATTAACTCAAtctaaagttaaaatttaatctttgacAATATTAGTTTTTAACTTGTAGAAAATTACCAAAGCAAGCAAACAATCAGGCTTAAAGCAATGATATAGAAAAAGAAAGGTTCAGCTCACTAATCAGTCAAAACAAATACCGTAAGACAACTGATGTGGTTTTATAGGAGGagaaataagaattttttttatagataaaaaagCCACTTAGTgattaatttcaataattaagtgaactaattttaaaataaaataaaagtaaataccAATAAACTACCTTCTTAATTAATTAGGAATAAGTACGGTTTTGTTCAATTAGattttttggatttctttttccaacttttcatgttttttaatttggtttggtttcatttcgtttttaatttttttacattaattttgagtttaggattttggattttttatgttttttttataaattttggacaggtaaaattttaaaaaaataatttttaagtaaataaaaaataattaataactcatattttttaaaaaaataatttttatataacattttaaagttatttttcactatatttttaaattattttcagtgtataatttttatataaatataatatatttattcttatatcataaaattttaaaattaatttttcaacttatatttgaaaaatcatcCAAATTCAAATTGATTTATCAATTTACAAATTTGTGGCCCGCAAAGTTCGCGCTCTAATATAGCAGTCTAGAgtagcaaatgaaaaaaaaaagagttaaattttgctattagtttttaaagttataaatttattttttatactttaaagTGAACTTTAGTCATTGTATATAATTCTTATACATATAGATTCAATAGCTAGTAGTGCAGGATGCATACAATCATAAcattaattagtatttttcaATAGGATGGTTCTAATATcatatactttttgaattttaaaattttagttttgaaataaaaaacaattattaattccttaactaaatttttattaaatattatatagcAATAACTGACATGAAATTACAATTGATAATAACTGACATAAAATAgataatagtaaattttaatttaatgaatttaatacttatcatttagtaatgattgaaattttaaaatttaaaatataaagattaaatccgCAATTTTCATAAAGtacaaaaaacaataataaaattttaccataaaaaattGTCATACATGCATGCGATGTTCCTCTCCCCATTagacattttaattaattttgagtttagttaatttatataaaaatatttcaaatttttaaatttttaaatctgattgaattcaaataattttgaatccaaaatatttataccatttcaatttttgtttaagTCAAGTCCTTTAATAGTAAACTTTTGTTAGATCAAATTCGAGGTCAGAGAATCAGACTATCAAATTATTATCAAAATTCATAGGCATAGTTTAAACTATTTCATAATCTTGAGCATAGAATAAAACCCTCTTTGTTTCTAAAGCCTTAacaaaagttaaagaaaaaaaaattcagatcaAGACAGCAATGTGCACGCAAACTGCAATGGCAATTCCTTTCCCCTCTACTCCTACAGCTgcaaagatgaaaaataaaaaataaaaagagaaatggAGATCCTTTGAAGAGCACTTTTGCGGCGCTTTATCTATACCAGATTGACCTTACAGCTCATCCTGCATTCAAAGGGATAATCATTTTGTTTAATGAGGCATCCAAAATCTATATATAGGCAAAGGCAGAAAGGAAAAGAACTACTTACATGTACGTCTTTCTCAACACTGTCTTTGCTTGCGTCTGATTTGCTATCGAAATCAGACTCACTTCCTTCACCATCATCACTACTACTATCACCATGATCATCATCCACCTGGATAATCGGTTAAACACAATGAAAACCAGAAAGACGGCAATTCAAGTAAAATTATATCATTGACAAGGCATGTTATAGACTTACATCAGAATCTGCGGCGTCATCCTTGGAGTCCTGAAGGTCATGTTACATCAGTTAGAAAGAGAGAACTGCAAACAAGGCAGAAGTATGACACTTGATAGTCAATAATATACctcctctttctttttctctgCCTCCTCAAATGCAGCCTTCTCGGCCTGCAAAAGCCAATCAAATCAACCACAAGCACAAACACCCCCAAAAATAAGGTCAACAAGAACAGTTTGAATAGATTGACTTACATCCTTCTGCTTGCCCCATGTTTCTTCAGCTAGCTTTTTGGCATACTCAACATCATCAGCAACTAAGATATTATCAAACAATGTTCCAGATTTTACCTGGCAAAAACCAAACATTTATCTTGTTATAGTTCTAAAATGGCATGGAATGATAATAGGATAGATGTAGAGAGAAAAAAAGTGATACCTGCCACAATTCAATACCAACATGCTTCAAGTTGGGGAAAACATAAAGATCAGGATCATCCTTGAAATCTGTGAACCATATAAAAAACACAGTAATAAATCACTTGAAAATTTGTAAttgataagaaaagaaaaaaagcatTACACAGGAAATAGCTATGAACCTGGGTTGTCAATTTTTGGAGCCTTCCACTTGCCCTTGTAGTTGGGGTTCTTGATTTTCTGCAGATAGACAAAGAATTGTTAGACATAAATTGTCAAATTAAATGCTGCAATTAGACAGGGATTTCACGAACCTTAGGCTTCCATGGGCCATTGTACTCTGGGTTGGGAATTGTTGAGGGGGTCCATTCACCATCTTCTTCATCATCCCAATCTTCTGGCTGgtgtaaataattttaatcattaaCCTTTATTACAAATAAGGCATGCCCATTTTATAATAGAAGCATTACTGAAGCATTAAATGACTACCTTCTTAGCATCAGGATCAGGAATTTCTTTTGGAATGTCATCATAACCCTATGGGAAATCAAAAACTAGAGGTTAGCTTGCATATGCATAACAAAACCATGGAAGGGTTAAAATACGAAGGTTGTTACCTCTGGCTTCTTGTCTTCAGGATCAGGGATGAATTCCTTGTCATCCCAATCTTCAGGCTGCCATCATTCGAAGTTCTTAGTTGtatcaaatattcatatgataaaataaaaccaaaaagacATCAATTCTGACTAATGACCTTCTTTGCACTGGGATCCTTGATTCTCTTCGGTGGGAGAAGATCCCAATCAGTGTACAAGCTACCAGTTCGTTTCTCAACATTATCAATAAGAATTTTGTAACTAGCATCCGGATGGAGAATAAATGTGTAAACATGAGTAAGTTGGTCAGTCTCACATGGAACTTCCTTTTTCATCAAGTGGTTTGTCCCCTTGTAATGAAGAATAGCATGTACTTTCTTTGTGCTTCCACAGATATCAGGCCCAAACATAATGCTGCACCCAACCAACATtacaaaaaaataagtaaatctGTAATAAAATCTTTTAGAGATACCAAGAGGTTAGATCATAAGGTAAAAACCTGTATGGGGTGTCACCACCAAAATTCTTCTGGTCAATGTCACCACTGAGTAGCTTCATGTAACCACCACCACAATCAAGCTGCTGCTCATGCTTGACAGAAAATTGGAAGACTAGAGTCTTGCCCTTGTTGTTAACTTCTGGTAACTTAGCCGAAATAGCATAGAACCTGTAGTCTTCACTAGTTTGAATACCTTTGTCATTAAGATCCCCACTCCATTTTCCAGAAGTGTAATTCCATTCCCCAGCCATGTTGTCATCTTTCTTCCAGTCAGATTTTACCCACCGACTTTCCCATCCATCTTTGGTTTAAAAACAATAGAAATGCAAAATCaaccagaaaaagaaaaggtCAAATTCTTCTGTTTGGAAACAGTGAAACGTACAATAAAAACATAAGCAGCTTCTCGTTTGTTAAAGGGAAAGCAAAATTTTAGTAATGCAGCCATGCATAGTACGTTAAATAGTAGGAACACATTAGCTAGACTCTGATATCTACTCTGATTTAAAAGACCATAACATCTAATTAATTTTGCTAAGAACTAGTGTTTTCATTCTCAAGATAtatcaaataacaaaaaattaaattaaattaacgcAGAATGATAATATTAATCATCATTTCATCCAATTATCCTCTACAGTTACAGAACAATTGAAACACAATACACACATTCACTGCCATTTCTCAAAGAATTCAAACACATttctaataatttatatatttttataattagaaCCTTTTACGGAGTCATATTACGTGTAGATCTACTCGACTCACTACATCTTTTAAACGTAATTAATAATTCGAGTAAAGGAACCATCGAAAACAGCCAGATCCCTACTTAACATTTAAAAATCACGGATCCGTTCATTTACGTTAAGTTAAAGTCTCAAAACCTcttaaatgagaaaaaaaaagattcaaacaAAAAAAACGATCTAAAACGTTAAGATTCAATGCATGTAAATTGAGTATTAGAAAGCGGGGGGGAAATGAGTGAGAAAGAGTTAACCATCGAAGCGCTCTTCGAAGAATACTTCAGCAGAGGCAATGACGAAGAAAGAGACAAGAATTAGAAAGATAAAATTAGGGATCGGTTTAGGAATCGCCATAGCTGAACTCCACGGAGCGAGAATGTAGAACTGCAGTGCACTGATAGTCTGATGGGTTGTTTAGGTACCGTTTATATAATACTCGTTGCGTTTCAATGGTTTTCTTCCTTTTTACTTTTTACGGCCCAGTTAAAACGAGGTATTATTATTTTCGGTTAATATGACGTGGACTGAAGTTAATGACTGAAGCCAATGGCTTGATGACATGTCATTCACTTATTGACGTGGCAAAAACTTATTGGCTAGGAATTTCACGTGACACGTAGGAGGATTTTGCCTCGTTATGGTAGGAGTACGTTACGGCTCATTTCAGCGGAATTGTGTTACATGTGGCAAGCAGGCAATGATCCACAGAACTGTAGAGGCCGTCCACCTAGACGTTAGTTTGAGGCGTAGCAGCAGATTATTTACGTCTCTTAATTGGTCTCTAATTAGCGGTTGGGTTTCAGTTTTATCATCTCGAAACTTCCATTATAATTTATGGCATCtattggaaaaagaaaatttgtaaatttgtttagATATTTGCGTTTTAGATAGATACTAAACGTGAATTTGAGTCTAGTATTATGAGAAAATAGCATAGAATTAtgcataaaaatattatttcctttaaaaaaaatttcatctcAAATCGATGtttgaaaaattaaatcttaaatattttacttgatatttacaaaatattttatacaatatctaaaaattatttatatcataatttaattcttattaacataatattttatattttaaataaaagctaaatataaaaattatttatatcataatttaattcttattaacataatattttatattttaaataaaagttaaatataagTCTTGATACTTATTTGATTGCTTCTTTTGAAAGTCTTGTTAAATATCTTTTAGAGTTATCGGtacttataaatataaaattgattttaaaaggTTTACAACATTTTGAAAGTTTATAATGTTAGGCCTTTAGAaacatgattttatgttttataacatcTGAAAATATTTTAggtattatcaaattaaaatttacaaatttgattaatgaaatttaagaattattttaatatatcaaaactaaattaattctaTCGTTAGATATTCATTGAAAAATTCAATAGAgtagttaaatttaaaatttttattcgattaattttaaatttaaatataatttaattcatgttgacgataaaaaataaaaatttaaattcaaaaattattccaactcaaaataaCTAAGTAAAGTAATCCAACATTACTTCAACTAAGGAAAATCCAATTTTAAAATCTCAACCaacaaatttcaataaaaaaatcaataacaactcaaaaaatataaaattcagaATCACTAATCTTAAATTAGTCTAATCCAAAATTAAGGGTGggtttaaaaaattgaaattttaaatgctAAAAAAATTAAGCATTGAATCTGATAAGTGTTGAAttcatattataaaattgtttggtaaattagtaaatatgaGTATGGAGTATAATTATATTGattgataaaagtaaatattgatctttaaaattttatttatttcttagttTTAATCTTATAAATTTAATATCTTATATTAATTTGGATAGTGTTGGATAAAAGTAAATATGGTAAtttgaatatttctttttttaaatgatatttttaataaaataaaaacaaatgtaaTGTTTTATACATTAAATGATAAATAACTACTTATCTActaattttattcaatatttgttattgaaaattttatattatataaaaattaaaataattatcaaacacaactaaaaattttgagtaatttatgaAACACACCCTAACTTCAATGTATTTAATATAAAGATAAGAATAATGTCAACGGAATAGATGGAGTACTTGGGGTTTAAACGATAAAAATTGGATATTCAAATTTCAATGgaaaaaaaaatgagtaaaagtACTACAATTTATTTGAAGATATTAAAATTGGGTAACTAAAGGCAAGAGTTTAGATGAATTTGAAAAGCAAGCCTCCATGAGCCGCAAAGAAAGGAGCAAACACCAATGACTCAACCGCCATGAGCTTAATGAGGATGTTGAGCGATGGACCAGATGTGTCCTTGAGG
This region includes:
- the LOC107920612 gene encoding calreticulin, producing the protein MAIPKPIPNFIFLILVSFFVIASAEVFFEERFDDGWESRWVKSDWKKDDNMAGEWNYTSGKWSGDLNDKGIQTSEDYRFYAISAKLPEVNNKGKTLVFQFSVKHEQQLDCGGGYMKLLSGDIDQKNFGGDTPYSIMFGPDICGSTKKVHAILHYKGTNHLMKKEVPCETDQLTHVYTFILHPDASYKILIDNVEKRTGSLYTDWDLLPPKRIKDPSAKKPEDWDDKEFIPDPEDKKPEGYDDIPKEIPDPDAKKPEDWDDEEDGEWTPSTIPNPEYNGPWKPKKIKNPNYKGKWKAPKIDNPDFKDDPDLYVFPNLKHVGIELWQVKSGTLFDNILVADDVEYAKKLAEETWGKQKDAEKAAFEEAEKKKEEDSKDDAADSDVDDDHGDSSSDDGEGSESDFDSKSDASKDSVEKDVHDEL